The Clostridiales bacterium FE2011 sequence ATCATCCTGGGTGAGCTCGTGATCCTCGGGGAGATCATCCGGAACGGCTTCCGGTGTTTCGGAAGGGATGTCATATTCCTGGCCGGTGTGCTTTTCGGCAATGGCCGCAGCCTTCTGTGTGTAGGATAATTTGTTATCTTTGGCGGCGTCGGTCATCATCTGCTTCAGCTGTTCAGCGCCCCAGGCGTCGGCTTCATAGCCGCCGGAAACGTCAGCGCCTTCACGGCTCCAGGTGATTTCCGCCTTGCCGTCCTTAACCAGCGCGGTGTAGGTGCCCAGCACGTAGTCCAGGCCGTAAACGCCGGTGTAGGTGACGCGGAAGCTGCCGTCCTCGAGGGGTTCTTCCTCACGGGAAAAGAAGGTCTGCATCTCTTCCGTAATGCCGAACTGTTCCTTGAGGGCAGCATCGGCCGTACGGGAAGCGGACGCCCGGGGAGAGACCAGCAGGCCGGCCGCCAGGGCAGCCACGGTGAGTAAAACCAGGACAATTGCGAATACCAAACCAACAGAGAGTTTTTTCTTCATAACAGGTGCCTCCTCCTGTGCGATGCGGCTGAGCAGCGCAGCACGGCAGGAGGGAAGCTCGTCCAGAAAGGATAGGCGCCTGTCCATTGCGGAACGGAGCGTTTCCTTATTCGTCTTCATAGTACCAGTCCTCCAGTTTGTCCTTCAGCATCGCTTTTGCTTTTTTCAATCGATAATTGACGGTTGAACGGGGGATTCTCAGCACCCGGACGATCTCATCCAGCGTCATGCCCTGATACCAGTGCAGGAGCGTCACTTCCTTCAGCTTGGGCGGAAGGGCGAGTACCGCACGCGTAACGGTGTCGTCCCGCGCATCGAAGGGGACAGAGCCTTCCGGCAGCAGGTCAGGGGTCACGGACCGGTCCGTATTCCGTACCCAGGCGCTTTTCAGCAGGTCCTTGCAGGTGTTGATGGCTATGCGCGTGAGCCAGGTTTTTTCCGACGAGTCCGCACGGAATCGGTCACCGCCCTTCCAGGCTTTAAAAAATGTTTCCTGTACGGCGTCTTCCGCCAGCGCGGTATCACACAGAAAAGCAAAGCAGAGCCGAAGCAGCGGTTTCTCCCAGCGGGTGACGAGGCTGTTCAGCCATTCTTTGCGCTGATCCTGATCCAATGCGCTCCCTCCTTTCAACACTGATTAGACGACATGTCAGGAAAAAGAGGCCAA is a genomic window containing:
- a CDS encoding sigma-70 family RNA polymerase sigma factor — protein: MDQDQRKEWLNSLVTRWEKPLLRLCFAFLCDTALAEDAVQETFFKAWKGGDRFRADSSEKTWLTRIAINTCKDLLKSAWVRNTDRSVTPDLLPEGSVPFDARDDTVTRAVLALPPKLKEVTLLHWYQGMTLDEIVRVLRIPRSTVNYRLKKAKAMLKDKLEDWYYEDE